Proteins encoded together in one Peribacillus asahii window:
- a CDS encoding mechanosensitive ion channel family protein — protein MQFINNLLLDMELDPKLVEYLSIIIKTLLIGLICIVANFISKKIVIRLITRIVTNSKIKWGQIILEREVFRKLSHIVPAVIIYSFSSTFPTYQSTIEKLAIAYTIIVGLVFIRSLLNVCNDIYQTFEISKVKPIKGYIQVVNIIIMTLGFILVISNLMGKSPLILLSGIGALSAVLMLVFKDSLLGLVAGIQLTSNDMVRVGDWIEMPKYGADGDVIDISLNTVQVQNGDKTITMIPSYALISDSFRNWRGMQGSGGRRIKRSLYIDTSSITFCTEEMIEKFIKVHYLSDYIIQKEREITEYNTKNEIDRNNPVNGRALTNIGVFRAYISNYLKNHDGINQDMPLIVRQLAHSEYGLPLEIYVFTNSVQWAVYESVQSDIFDHLFAVAPEFGLRVFQNPSGADVRKMAEESSNKALSGERSY, from the coding sequence ATGCAATTCATTAATAATCTACTTCTGGATATGGAACTAGATCCTAAATTAGTAGAATATCTTTCGATTATAATCAAGACTCTGCTTATAGGGCTTATCTGTATCGTAGCAAATTTTATTTCAAAGAAAATAGTGATCAGGCTCATTACTCGTATCGTTACAAACTCCAAAATCAAGTGGGGTCAAATCATTTTGGAAAGAGAAGTTTTCCGAAAGTTATCCCATATTGTTCCTGCGGTCATTATTTATTCGTTTTCTTCAACCTTTCCAACCTATCAATCAACTATCGAGAAATTGGCCATTGCCTATACGATTATTGTAGGGTTAGTGTTTATACGAAGCTTACTAAATGTATGTAATGATATTTATCAAACCTTTGAAATATCCAAGGTTAAGCCTATTAAAGGATATATTCAGGTGGTTAACATTATTATCATGACTCTCGGGTTCATCTTAGTTATCTCGAACCTAATGGGAAAGAGTCCTCTTATTCTATTAAGTGGTATTGGTGCTCTCTCGGCTGTTTTGATGTTAGTATTTAAAGATTCGTTATTAGGACTAGTGGCAGGAATTCAGTTGACGTCCAATGATATGGTTCGGGTTGGTGACTGGATTGAAATGCCAAAGTATGGAGCAGATGGTGACGTTATTGATATTTCTTTAAATACCGTACAGGTTCAAAATGGGGACAAAACGATTACGATGATACCAAGTTATGCCCTTATTTCCGATTCATTTAGAAACTGGAGAGGAATGCAAGGTTCAGGCGGCCGACGAATCAAGCGCTCTTTGTACATAGATACCAGTAGTATCACGTTTTGCACCGAGGAAATGATTGAAAAATTTATAAAAGTTCATTACCTTTCAGACTATATTATTCAAAAGGAAAGGGAAATTACTGAGTACAACACCAAAAATGAAATAGATAGGAACAATCCTGTGAATGGTAGGGCCCTTACTAATATCGGTGTTTTTAGGGCATATATCAGCAATTACCTCAAAAATCACGACGGAATCAATCAGGATATGCCCTTAATAGTTAGACAGCTAGCACATAGTGAATACGGGTTGCCTCTAGAAATTTATGTATTTACAAATTCCGTACAGTGGGCAGTGTATGAATCTGTGCAATCTGATATCTTCGACCATCTATTTGCTGTTGCACCAGAGTTTGGACTTAGAGTATTCCAGAATCCATCTGGGGCTGATGTAAGAAAAATGGCAGAAGAATCGAGCAACAAAGCCTTGAGTGGCGAAAGAAGCTATTGA